A region from the uncultured Holophaga sp. genome encodes:
- a CDS encoding (Fe-S)-binding protein has protein sequence MSWSELEDAAVRCSRCGACQQLCPIFRELGTEASATRGKIALIRAAIRGQVGPTDGLGERLSLCLACKACSAGCPSGVPGDRLVLEARQAFVGQRGLPLIKRLALRYFLRNRGLFRLGMKLGPLGQRLVLKHTPNGALPRLPMGLDRRRLLPQVAPHSFREQHPELVEAPEPRGRVALFTGCMVNHIYPEIGEAALEVLLQQGFSVLIPKDQHCCGLPAHANGDGDTARELARAVLENFAEQPVDAVITLCGSCGGTLQKEYAQWFASEPTLARTAGALASKVQDFSAFLDSRGLRGRLAERPLTVTYHDSCHLARGMGVTAAPRKLLRAIPGLEFREMDEAARCCGAAGSFSLAHYDLTLKINARKTGNILATGASTVVTGCPGCVMQLRDGLHQQGAQVDTRHIAQILRDALPGRGVTQ, from the coding sequence ATGAGCTGGTCCGAACTCGAGGACGCAGCCGTCCGCTGCTCCCGCTGCGGGGCCTGTCAGCAGCTCTGCCCCATCTTCCGGGAACTGGGCACTGAAGCCTCCGCCACCCGGGGCAAGATCGCCCTCATCCGGGCCGCCATCCGGGGTCAGGTCGGCCCCACGGATGGACTTGGCGAGCGGCTGTCCCTCTGCCTGGCCTGCAAGGCCTGCAGCGCCGGATGCCCCAGCGGCGTCCCGGGGGACCGATTGGTGCTGGAGGCGCGCCAGGCCTTTGTCGGCCAGCGCGGACTCCCGCTGATCAAACGGCTCGCCCTGCGCTATTTCCTCCGGAACCGGGGTCTCTTCCGCCTGGGAATGAAGCTCGGCCCCCTGGGCCAGCGCCTGGTCCTGAAGCACACCCCCAACGGCGCCCTGCCCCGCCTGCCCATGGGCCTGGACCGGCGCCGCCTGTTGCCCCAGGTGGCCCCCCACTCCTTCCGGGAGCAGCACCCAGAGCTGGTGGAGGCTCCCGAGCCCCGGGGCCGGGTGGCCCTCTTCACCGGCTGCATGGTCAACCACATCTATCCGGAGATCGGTGAAGCCGCCCTGGAGGTCCTCCTCCAGCAGGGATTCTCGGTGCTGATCCCGAAGGACCAGCACTGCTGCGGCCTCCCCGCCCACGCCAACGGGGACGGAGACACCGCTCGGGAACTGGCGCGGGCCGTGCTGGAGAACTTCGCCGAGCAGCCGGTGGATGCGGTCATCACCCTCTGCGGCAGCTGCGGAGGCACCCTCCAGAAGGAGTATGCCCAGTGGTTCGCCTCCGAGCCGACCCTGGCCCGGACTGCAGGGGCTCTGGCCTCCAAGGTCCAGGACTTCTCGGCCTTCCTCGATTCACGGGGCCTCCGGGGCCGACTCGCGGAACGCCCCCTTACCGTGACCTACCATGACTCCTGCCACCTGGCCCGGGGCATGGGCGTCACGGCCGCCCCCCGGAAGCTCCTGCGGGCCATCCCCGGGCTGGAGTTCCGGGAGATGGATGAGGCGGCCCGCTGCTGCGGGGCGGCCGGGAGCTTCAGCCTGGCCCACTACGACCTGACCCTGAAGATCAATGCCAGGAAAACCGGGAACATCCTGGCCACCGGCGCCTCGACCGTGGTCACCGGCTGTCCGGGCTGCGTCATGCAGCTGAGGGATGGCCTGCACCAGCAGGGCGCCCAGGTGGACACCCGGCACATCGCCCAGATCCTCCGGGATGCCCTGCCAGGGCGGGGAGTGACGCAATAA
- a CDS encoding FAD-linked oxidase C-terminal domain-containing protein: MQQATRNAILSIVGQEHVLEDPEDLLCYAYDASPIGMDPSHLPALVAFPGNREEVAALVRLANETGFRICPRGAGSNVSGGTIPGTDWLVLVLNRMNRILEIDRTNMIALVEPGVITETFQAEVEKLGLFYPPDPSSKGFSTLGGNVAECAGGPRGAKYGVTRDYVLGLEVVTPTGEIIHTGARTMKCVAGLDLTRLMVGSEGTLGIITRITLRLLALPAAKKTLLAVFPDLEKAAETVARIFTAGIVPVTLELLDRVFINAIEDYRQIGLPRDAEAVLLFEVDGDPESLDRQADRIAAICREQGAVRTQVAKDATEAEELWIARRSAFASVARVKPSIIGEDATVPRSAIPQAIRAVQAIAAKYRLTIAVLGHAGDGNLHPTILADERDSDEMERVEKAVDEIFRAFLALGGTVSGEHGIGRMKNPYLHLETGEATLEVMARIKAALDPRGVLNPGIALGVNALGGCR, from the coding sequence ATGCAGCAAGCCACCCGGAACGCCATCCTCAGCATCGTCGGCCAAGAACATGTCCTGGAGGACCCTGAAGACCTCCTCTGCTACGCCTATGACGCCTCCCCCATCGGCATGGATCCCAGCCATCTGCCCGCCCTGGTGGCCTTCCCGGGCAACCGCGAGGAGGTGGCCGCCCTGGTCAGGCTGGCCAACGAGACCGGCTTCCGGATCTGCCCCCGGGGCGCAGGCTCCAATGTGAGTGGCGGCACCATCCCCGGCACAGACTGGCTGGTACTGGTCCTCAACCGCATGAACCGGATCCTGGAGATCGACCGGACCAACATGATCGCGCTGGTGGAGCCGGGCGTGATCACCGAGACCTTCCAGGCGGAGGTGGAGAAGCTCGGCCTCTTCTACCCCCCCGACCCCTCCAGCAAGGGCTTCTCGACCCTGGGCGGCAATGTGGCCGAGTGTGCCGGCGGCCCCAGGGGCGCCAAGTATGGGGTCACCCGGGATTACGTCCTGGGCCTGGAGGTGGTGACCCCCACAGGCGAGATCATCCACACGGGGGCCCGAACCATGAAGTGCGTGGCAGGACTGGACCTGACCCGCCTGATGGTCGGATCGGAAGGCACCCTGGGCATCATCACCCGCATCACCCTCCGGCTCCTGGCCCTCCCCGCCGCCAAGAAGACCCTGCTCGCCGTCTTCCCGGACCTGGAGAAGGCGGCTGAGACCGTGGCCCGCATCTTCACCGCCGGGATCGTGCCCGTGACCCTGGAGCTGCTGGATCGGGTCTTCATCAACGCCATCGAGGACTACCGCCAGATCGGGCTGCCCAGGGATGCCGAGGCGGTGCTTCTCTTTGAAGTCGACGGGGATCCTGAGTCCCTGGACCGCCAAGCGGACCGGATCGCGGCCATCTGCCGGGAGCAGGGCGCCGTGCGCACCCAGGTCGCCAAGGATGCCACCGAAGCGGAAGAGCTCTGGATCGCCCGCCGCTCTGCCTTTGCCTCCGTGGCCCGGGTCAAGCCCAGCATCATCGGCGAGGATGCCACAGTGCCCCGGAGCGCCATCCCCCAGGCCATCCGGGCAGTCCAGGCCATCGCCGCCAAGTACCGCCTCACCATCGCCGTCCTGGGCCACGCCGGAGACGGCAACCTGCACCCCACCATCCTTGCGGACGAGCGGGACAGCGATGAGATGGAGCGGGTCGAGAAGGCGGTGGACGAAATCTTCCGGGCCTTCCTGGCCCTCGGGGGCACGGTCTCCGGCGAGCATGGCATCGGACGGATGAAGAATCCCTACCTGCATCTGGAGACCGGAGAGGCGACCCTGGAGGTCATGGCCCGCATCAAGGCGGCTCTCGATCCCAGGGGGGTTCTCAATCCAGGCATCGCCCTGGGGGTCAATGCCCTGGGAGGCTGCCGATGA
- a CDS encoding DUF4339 domain-containing protein has product METRHWHYVQKGKTFGPVPEEQLRSLLTSGGLFWDDLVWREGMAEWLPARQAPELLAAPPEPPAPPSPFRLQPPAPILLDERPVVETPAGAMGQVPPGTLAALRATRPWVRFLGVLGLVLTLLSTLSLAAMGLLADRLPGTPRGVMGMMPIGVAVLILLIQLPPCLLLNRYAGRISRLLASGSIPDLEEALRAQKGFWKYVGILTILVILLYIAGIAAALVMGLLMKGQWH; this is encoded by the coding sequence GTGGAGACCCGGCACTGGCACTACGTCCAGAAGGGGAAGACCTTCGGGCCCGTCCCCGAGGAGCAGTTGCGGAGCCTGCTCACCTCGGGGGGGCTCTTCTGGGATGACCTGGTCTGGCGGGAGGGCATGGCCGAGTGGCTTCCCGCCCGCCAGGCCCCAGAGCTGCTGGCTGCGCCCCCGGAGCCGCCCGCACCGCCCTCTCCCTTCCGGCTCCAGCCCCCGGCACCGATCCTGCTGGATGAGCGTCCGGTGGTGGAGACCCCGGCAGGAGCCATGGGCCAGGTCCCCCCGGGCACCCTGGCCGCACTCAGGGCGACCCGGCCCTGGGTCCGCTTCCTGGGCGTCCTGGGCCTGGTGCTCACGCTGCTCTCGACCCTGAGCCTGGCGGCCATGGGCCTCCTCGCCGACCGCCTGCCGGGGACGCCCAGGGGGGTCATGGGCATGATGCCCATCGGCGTGGCGGTCCTCATCCTCCTGATCCAGCTCCCCCCCTGCCTGCTGCTGAACCGCTACGCCGGACGGATCAGCCGCCTCCTGGCCTCCGGCTCCATCCCGGACCTGGAGGAGGCCCTCAGGGCCCAGAAGGGCTTCTGGAAATACGTGGGCATCCTCACCATCCTCGTAATCCTGCTCTATATCGCAGGGATTGCGGCGGCCCTGGTCATGGGCCTCCTCATGAAGGGGCAGTGGCACTGA
- a CDS encoding MFS transporter, producing MLVFATIAQGVVLIWPAPLLETIAHHYNVDLGAATGALMVAFTIFVTIGAIVGGICCDKFGWIPTLLVSVALLAISTLLVPVLGKSFGTLVLARILEGAGAGPIMASVGAVCVQWFPNHERGIVTGIQGMGVSLGIALGFAFVPMAFVKSGSFLSAASWMSVFPIVGILFLVAVALGKKPPVISAETHAAEGDPADSQADFKIAAKLPVFYIGILCIFFLSWMMQAFNDLTPVYLAAKAPLGAGHGVLVAGKFMGLVQLSFMVGSVASGFLLPKLFRGSNRSLVAVAFVGAAIFALSVRFPQVSGNLRILPLFLFFAGFFQGLVNPTCLAFIAQHFPAHIVGKMTGIWMGVGIFGGTAGVVVGAGLLHKTGLYHASIIAVFIVGLVGLVVSLFLKPPAVFKGAVKAVKAGFTLAGGH from the coding sequence GTGCTGGTCTTCGCGACCATCGCCCAGGGTGTCGTCCTGATCTGGCCCGCTCCCCTGCTCGAGACCATCGCCCACCACTACAACGTGGATCTGGGCGCCGCCACCGGGGCCCTCATGGTGGCCTTCACCATCTTCGTGACCATCGGGGCCATCGTGGGTGGCATCTGCTGTGACAAGTTCGGCTGGATTCCCACCCTCCTGGTGAGCGTGGCCCTTCTCGCCATCTCCACCCTCCTGGTGCCGGTCCTGGGCAAGAGCTTCGGGACCCTGGTGCTGGCCCGTATTCTCGAGGGTGCAGGGGCAGGACCCATCATGGCCTCCGTGGGTGCGGTCTGTGTCCAGTGGTTCCCCAACCACGAGCGGGGCATCGTCACCGGCATCCAGGGCATGGGTGTCTCCCTGGGCATCGCCCTGGGTTTCGCCTTCGTCCCCATGGCCTTCGTGAAGAGCGGTTCCTTTCTGTCCGCAGCCTCCTGGATGTCCGTCTTCCCCATCGTCGGGATCCTCTTCCTGGTGGCCGTCGCCCTGGGCAAGAAGCCTCCTGTGATCTCCGCTGAGACGCATGCCGCCGAGGGAGACCCTGCGGACTCCCAGGCCGACTTCAAGATCGCGGCGAAGCTGCCCGTTTTCTATATCGGCATCCTCTGCATCTTCTTCCTGAGTTGGATGATGCAGGCCTTCAACGACCTGACCCCCGTCTACCTGGCTGCCAAGGCTCCCCTGGGTGCGGGCCACGGTGTGCTCGTCGCCGGCAAGTTCATGGGCTTGGTGCAGCTCTCTTTCATGGTTGGGTCGGTGGCCAGCGGCTTCCTGCTGCCCAAGCTCTTCCGGGGCAGCAACCGCAGCCTGGTGGCCGTGGCCTTCGTGGGCGCCGCCATCTTCGCCCTCTCCGTGCGCTTCCCTCAGGTCTCCGGGAACCTGCGCATCCTGCCCCTTTTCCTCTTCTTTGCGGGCTTCTTCCAGGGTCTGGTCAACCCCACCTGCCTGGCCTTCATCGCCCAGCACTTCCCCGCTCACATTGTCGGCAAGATGACCGGCATCTGGATGGGGGTGGGCATCTTCGGGGGCACCGCCGGAGTGGTGGTGGGAGCGGGTCTCCTCCACAAGACCGGGCTCTACCATGCCTCCATCATCGCGGTCTTCATCGTGGGTCTGGTGGGCCTGGTGGTCTCCCTCTTCCTGAAGCCTCCCGCAGTATTCAAGGGGGCCGTGAAGGCGGTCAAGGCCGGCTTCACCCTGGCGGGCGGTCACTGA
- a CDS encoding cold-shock protein, with protein sequence MAQGTVKWFNAEKGFGFIAPEDGGADLFVHHTAIQGSGFKSLDDGQKVSFETARGQKGPQAVNVVKL encoded by the coding sequence ATGGCCCAGGGCACTGTCAAGTGGTTCAACGCCGAAAAGGGTTTCGGCTTCATCGCTCCCGAGGACGGGGGCGCGGATCTTTTCGTTCATCACACCGCCATCCAGGGTTCCGGTTTCAAGTCCCTCGATGACGGCCAGAAGGTCTCCTTCGAGACCGCCCGCGGCCAGAAGGGCCCCCAGGCCGTGAACGTGGTCAAGCTCTAG